A single region of the Melioribacteraceae bacterium 4301-Me genome encodes:
- the rplI gene encoding 50S ribosomal protein L9, translated as MKVILRKNYDKLGKVGEVVEVKDGFARNFLIPRQIAYQATKGNILSFEEEKKQILKREAKELEAAQKLAAELEKISITIPVKVGEEDKIFGSVTNQMIADSLKEKGYEVDKRKIEIAEPIKALGIYSVNIKLHPSVSATVKTWVVRE; from the coding sequence ATGAAAGTGATTTTAAGAAAAAATTACGACAAACTTGGAAAAGTGGGCGAAGTGGTAGAAGTAAAAGATGGATTCGCAAGAAACTTTTTGATACCAAGACAAATTGCTTATCAAGCAACAAAAGGAAACATTTTAAGCTTCGAAGAAGAAAAAAAACAAATCCTTAAAAGAGAAGCTAAAGAACTTGAAGCTGCTCAAAAATTAGCAGCTGAATTAGAAAAAATCTCTATTACCATTCCAGTTAAAGTCGGTGAAGAAGATAAAATCTTTGGCTCGGTAACCAACCAAATGATTGCAGATTCACTCAAAGAAAAAGGATACGAAGTTGATAAACGTAAAATTGAAATCGCAGAACCTATTAAAGCTTTGGGAATTTACAGTGTCAATATAAAACTTCACCCTTCTGTTTCAGCAACCGTTAAAACTTGGGTAGTAAGAGAATAG
- a CDS encoding GAF domain-containing SpoIIE family protein phosphatase, with product MNNTDKSLALRNLTALVDFSNLINSSLDLNFILNNLLLTCLTKFQTSKALIAIADENGQLIVHAYKGIPKVEIDKFPKLYADTYYENNEFKNFAARNSFLIHRAFNSAAKTKGVILLGARLIKKDYSEDDIDFLDTLLNVGVTAIENSIIMRQLKQLNRALGAKVNQLSSLFDLSKEFSGILDIKKIGKVLVFSVIGQMLVAKYAVVTHYNGVLQLIENNFDETELKKVLQDVFIEEIKEPLNKDEIAEKFLSLRKLGAELIVPMKIKNITKGLILLGKRKNELGYTRSDVEFISSIGSLAIISIDNAMLFQETLEKERLEKDIEIARNIQKNLFPKTIPSFSNIKLSAYNSPARTVGGDYYDIIKLDEERLLVAIADVSGKGVPAALIMANLQAFLKSICKQEFFLPQATNVLNDLVSENTMMGNFITFFWAVFNNNTKELIYVNAGHNPPLLIRNGQITKLKKGGMILGFLPTSTPYLYEVVQMQTNDTLVLFTDGVTEAMNSQGQEFTDERLEELLKNVYVNNANEILESIKTELKKFTNNAEQSDDITCIVIKIQ from the coding sequence ATGAATAATACCGATAAATCTCTTGCTCTGAGAAATTTAACAGCTTTAGTAGATTTTAGTAATCTTATTAATTCGAGTTTGGATTTAAACTTCATATTAAATAATTTGTTATTGACCTGCCTCACTAAATTTCAAACGAGTAAAGCCTTAATTGCTATTGCAGATGAAAATGGTCAACTAATAGTTCATGCTTACAAAGGCATTCCCAAAGTAGAAATAGATAAGTTCCCCAAGTTATACGCTGATACATATTATGAAAACAATGAATTTAAAAATTTTGCTGCAAGAAACAGTTTTTTAATTCATAGAGCTTTTAATTCCGCTGCTAAAACAAAAGGGGTAATTTTACTGGGTGCAAGGTTAATAAAAAAAGATTATTCTGAGGATGATATTGATTTTTTAGATACACTGCTAAATGTAGGTGTTACTGCTATTGAAAATTCAATAATTATGCGGCAATTAAAACAACTTAACCGTGCTTTGGGTGCTAAGGTAAATCAATTAAGCTCTTTGTTTGATTTAAGTAAAGAGTTTAGCGGGATACTCGATATAAAAAAAATTGGCAAGGTTTTAGTGTTTTCTGTAATAGGACAAATGCTGGTTGCAAAATATGCTGTTGTTACTCACTATAATGGAGTGTTACAATTAATAGAAAATAATTTTGATGAAACTGAATTAAAGAAAGTTTTACAAGATGTATTCATAGAGGAAATTAAGGAACCTCTTAACAAAGATGAAATTGCCGAGAAATTTCTATCATTAAGAAAATTGGGCGCTGAATTGATTGTCCCAATGAAAATTAAAAACATAACAAAAGGACTTATTTTATTAGGCAAAAGAAAAAATGAACTTGGGTATACACGCTCTGATGTTGAATTTATTTCTTCTATAGGAAGCCTTGCTATAATTTCTATTGATAATGCAATGCTGTTTCAAGAAACACTCGAAAAGGAAAGATTGGAAAAGGATATCGAAATTGCACGTAATATTCAAAAAAACTTATTTCCTAAGACTATCCCATCGTTTTCAAATATTAAACTATCAGCTTATAATTCTCCTGCTAGAACGGTAGGCGGTGATTATTATGATATAATAAAATTAGATGAAGAAAGATTGTTAGTTGCAATTGCTGATGTTTCCGGGAAAGGTGTTCCAGCTGCATTAATTATGGCAAACTTACAGGCGTTCTTAAAATCAATATGTAAGCAAGAATTTTTTCTTCCGCAAGCAACGAATGTTTTAAATGACTTAGTCTCTGAAAATACAATGATGGGGAATTTTATAACTTTCTTTTGGGCAGTTTTCAACAATAATACTAAAGAGTTAATTTATGTTAATGCGGGTCATAACCCACCTCTTCTTATTAGAAATGGGCAAATTACTAAACTTAAAAAGGGAGGAATGATATTAGGTTTTCTTCCCACATCAACACCTTATTTATACGAAGTTGTACAAATGCAAACTAATGATACTTTAGTTCTTTTTACTGATGGAGTTACCGAAGCTATGAACTCACAAGGTCAAGAATTTACCGACGAAAGGTTAGAGGAATTGCTTAAAAATGTCTATGTTAACAACGCCAATGAAATTCTTGAGTCAATTAAAACCGAATTAAAAAAATTTACGAATAATGCTGAACAGTCCGATGATATAACATGTATAGTAATCAAAATTCAATAA
- the rpsF gene encoding 30S ribosomal protein S6 has product MNKRHYESVIIINAALEDEQIEQTISRIQELITTNGGEIIDVDKWGRKRLAYPIKKSKTGYYLIIRHLTIPSSITTIERNFRLDENIVRYLTITLDKRALEAIEKQKQISVTAEDEELIPELTKN; this is encoded by the coding sequence ATGAACAAAAGACACTATGAAAGTGTGATTATTATTAACGCTGCTTTAGAAGATGAGCAGATTGAACAAACAATATCAAGAATACAAGAATTAATAACTACTAATGGTGGTGAAATAATCGATGTAGATAAATGGGGACGCAAACGTCTCGCATATCCAATAAAAAAATCTAAAACTGGTTATTATCTTATAATTAGACACCTCACAATTCCCTCTTCCATAACCACTATCGAAAGGAATTTTAGATTGGACGAAAACATTGTAAGATACCTAACTATTACATTAGATAAGCGTGCACTTGAAGCAATTGAAAAACAAAAACAAATTTCAGTCACTGCTGAAGATGAAGAACTAATACCTGAATTAACAAAAAACTAA
- the secF gene encoding protein translocase subunit SecF, protein MRVFENLNVNFMAKRKFFYFLSATLLFLGIISIIFRGLQFGIDFKGGTEVAIQFEKPIQISDVRKEVDKIGLGNVEVKTFGGSTGILLRTEIQEIPANIFPKVTQKIRELIEKSKPGTKVTVTDSTINSITFSFPDPETANFMNNKLFEAGFQTTKASEEATNTAVIVRVGIADWIKENLSERFHDNPFNVLKEDKVGPKIGQELKTDALLAVLISLIVILIYLGFRFKFTFAIGAVAALFHDVLITLGLFSILYGVFPGLNLEISISVVAAFLTLVGYSINDTVVVFDRVRENLKIHKTLPLEENMNNAINKTMSRTIITGFTTLISVIVLLIFGGEVLKGFAFALFIGIITGTYSSIFVASAFVLEYANRTNKKVQF, encoded by the coding sequence ATGAGAGTATTCGAAAATTTAAACGTTAATTTCATGGCAAAAAGAAAATTTTTCTATTTTCTTTCTGCTACTCTTCTATTCTTAGGAATTATTAGTATTATATTTCGTGGATTACAATTTGGAATCGACTTTAAGGGAGGCACCGAAGTTGCCATTCAATTCGAGAAACCAATTCAAATTTCTGACGTAAGAAAAGAAGTAGACAAAATTGGACTGGGTAACGTAGAAGTTAAAACATTTGGCGGTAGTACCGGCATCTTGTTAAGAACTGAAATTCAAGAAATACCTGCTAATATTTTCCCAAAAGTAACTCAAAAAATTAGAGAACTGATAGAAAAATCTAAACCAGGCACAAAAGTCACCGTTACAGACTCAACCATTAATTCTATCACTTTTTCATTCCCGGATCCAGAAACCGCCAATTTTATGAACAATAAATTATTCGAAGCTGGCTTTCAAACAACCAAAGCTTCTGAAGAAGCCACTAACACTGCAGTAATTGTAAGAGTTGGAATAGCTGATTGGATTAAAGAAAATTTAAGTGAAAGATTTCATGATAATCCATTTAATGTACTTAAAGAAGATAAAGTGGGCCCGAAAATTGGACAAGAACTAAAAACTGATGCACTATTGGCAGTATTAATTTCATTAATAGTTATTCTAATTTATTTAGGTTTCCGATTTAAGTTCACATTTGCTATTGGAGCTGTAGCCGCTTTATTCCATGATGTGCTTATTACTTTAGGTCTTTTTTCAATTCTTTATGGTGTGTTCCCCGGTCTCAATTTAGAAATTTCTATAAGCGTTGTTGCAGCATTTTTGACTTTAGTTGGATATTCAATTAACGATACTGTAGTTGTTTTCGATAGAGTAAGGGAAAATCTAAAAATTCACAAAACACTTCCCTTAGAAGAAAATATGAACAACGCTATAAATAAAACAATGAGCAGAACCATAATAACAGGCTTTACTACTTTAATTAGCGTAATTGTCCTATTGATTTTTGGCGGCGAGGTCTTAAAGGGTTTTGCTTTTGCTTTATTTATAGGAATTATTACGGGTACCTATTCTTCAATTTTTGTTGCAAGTGCTTTTGTTTTAGAGTATGCTAACAGAACAAATAAGAAAGTGCAGTTTTAG
- the secD gene encoding protein translocase subunit SecD gives MKELRFRFIIIIAAAALSLYLLYPTYQDYQNNKEVSKKIAVIGDSIKNADPQISKSVLRDILTNKKDSILANNPAYRKAREKRIKLGLDLQGGMYLVMEVNTAKLLERLAKDPDETFNKVLKEAENETKNTDENIVTVLAKKLQQRGIRLSRYFGTIREDDQQIINKLQQQESDAVTRAQEIISNRVNQYGVSEPNIQKQGSRRLIVELPGIAREEEAKRLLQGRALLEFKLVKDADFAIPIMNKIDEVLAKALTDSSKIDSLKSAKDTTNTKLTEKQFKIEHPFFYIARLIDSKGRIADAFVKESDRQKLLDYLQLPEVKKVMPDNVEFLFDAKPEIGQDGQKYYRMYMVNKQPELTGGVIVDAQASIDPNTSAPEVTMSMNSEGAREWARITGANINKRCAIVLDGVVYSAPTIINKIPTGNSQITGISSLDEAKLLEIVLKAGALPAPVDIIEERTVGPSLGQDSISQGFNSFVIGFSLVSIFMIFYYKKAGSVAVVGLINTILLILGVLAGFSATLTLPGIAGIILTIGMAVDANVLIYERIREELATGKTAKAAVDSGFANSFSAIFDSNITTFFTGIILYQFGSGPVQGFALTLMIGIVASLFSALVVTRVIFDFMVAKGYKINVG, from the coding sequence ATGAAAGAACTACGATTTAGATTCATCATTATAATTGCAGCGGCAGCACTTTCATTATATTTATTATATCCCACCTACCAAGATTATCAAAACAACAAAGAGGTTTCTAAAAAAATTGCTGTTATAGGTGATAGTATAAAAAACGCAGACCCTCAAATTTCCAAATCAGTTTTAAGAGATATTTTAACAAACAAAAAGGATAGTATACTTGCTAATAACCCAGCTTATCGCAAAGCAAGAGAAAAAAGAATTAAACTAGGGTTAGATTTACAAGGTGGTATGTACCTTGTAATGGAAGTCAACACTGCCAAGCTTCTTGAACGCCTTGCTAAAGATCCAGACGAAACTTTCAATAAAGTCTTGAAAGAGGCAGAAAATGAGACGAAGAACACTGACGAAAATATTGTTACTGTACTTGCTAAGAAACTTCAGCAAAGAGGCATTAGGTTAAGTAGATACTTTGGAACTATAAGAGAAGATGACCAACAAATCATAAATAAACTTCAGCAGCAAGAATCAGACGCTGTTACAAGAGCTCAGGAAATTATTAGTAATAGAGTTAATCAGTACGGCGTTTCCGAACCTAATATACAAAAGCAAGGTTCAAGAAGGTTAATTGTAGAATTGCCAGGAATAGCAAGAGAAGAAGAAGCCAAAAGATTATTGCAAGGGCGAGCACTATTAGAGTTCAAACTTGTAAAAGATGCCGACTTTGCCATCCCAATAATGAACAAAATTGATGAAGTTCTGGCAAAAGCATTAACTGACAGTTCAAAAATTGATTCGTTAAAATCAGCTAAAGATACAACTAACACAAAGCTAACAGAAAAACAATTTAAAATTGAGCATCCATTCTTTTACATTGCCAGGCTAATTGATTCAAAAGGAAGAATTGCAGATGCTTTTGTTAAAGAAAGTGACCGTCAAAAATTATTAGATTACTTGCAATTACCAGAAGTTAAAAAGGTTATGCCTGACAACGTTGAATTCCTTTTTGATGCAAAACCAGAAATCGGTCAAGATGGACAAAAGTATTATCGAATGTATATGGTCAATAAACAACCAGAATTAACAGGTGGAGTAATTGTAGATGCTCAAGCAAGTATTGACCCAAATACTTCAGCACCGGAAGTTACAATGTCAATGAACAGTGAAGGCGCAAGGGAATGGGCAAGAATTACTGGTGCAAATATCAATAAAAGATGCGCTATTGTTTTAGACGGCGTAGTTTATTCCGCACCTACAATTATAAATAAAATTCCTACCGGCAATTCACAAATTACAGGCATATCAAGCTTAGACGAAGCAAAACTACTTGAAATTGTATTAAAGGCTGGAGCACTACCTGCACCAGTGGATATAATCGAAGAAAGAACTGTTGGGCCTTCACTTGGACAGGATTCTATAAGCCAAGGATTTAATTCTTTTGTTATAGGCTTCTCATTAGTATCAATTTTTATGATCTTTTATTACAAAAAAGCTGGCTCTGTTGCTGTAGTAGGTTTAATCAACACTATTTTATTAATCTTAGGGGTACTAGCTGGTTTTAGCGCCACATTAACCTTACCCGGCATAGCTGGTATTATCTTAACAATTGGCATGGCCGTAGACGCTAACGTTCTAATTTATGAAAGAATTAGAGAGGAACTGGCAACCGGCAAAACTGCTAAGGCAGCAGTAGATAGTGGTTTTGCAAATTCCTTTTCTGCAATTTTTGATTCAAATATTACTACCTTCTTCACAGGAATTATACTTTATCAATTTGGGAGCGGACCTGTTCAAGGTTTTGCACTTACTTTAATGATTGGTATAGTAGCAAGTTTATTTTCAGCATTAGTTGTAACACGAGTAATTTTTGATTTCATGGTAGCAAAGGGCTACAAAATTAATGTAGGTTAA
- a CDS encoding single-stranded DNA-binding protein, with protein sequence MADLKMPEINSVIVAGNLTKDPVFRQTSNNTPVVNFHIAANRRYKDSSNQWQEDVCYVGVVAWNKLADSCRDRLKKGSAVLIDGEMQSRTFKTEDGKNRTIVEIKAKRIQFLNKFNKSGNGTAEDTVDAVEDDSNFEDNSFDKFLTDEESDLMKNDKQ encoded by the coding sequence ATGGCTGATTTGAAGATGCCAGAAATTAACAGTGTTATAGTAGCAGGAAACTTAACAAAGGATCCTGTTTTTAGACAAACTTCTAATAACACACCTGTTGTCAACTTTCACATTGCTGCTAACAGAAGGTATAAAGACAGCAGCAATCAATGGCAGGAAGATGTTTGCTATGTTGGAGTTGTTGCTTGGAATAAGTTAGCAGATAGCTGCCGAGACCGTCTTAAAAAAGGTAGCGCTGTTTTAATTGACGGGGAAATGCAAAGCCGTACTTTCAAAACAGAAGACGGGAAGAACAGAACAATTGTAGAAATTAAAGCAAAAAGAATTCAATTCCTTAATAAGTTCAATAAATCTGGAAACGGCACAGCCGAAGATACTGTTGATGCTGTTGAAGATGACAGTAATTTTGAGGATAATTCATTCGATAAATTTTTGACTGATGAAGAATCCGACCTTATGAAAAACGATAAGCAATAA
- a CDS encoding STAS domain-containing protein, with protein MADFIVNLRGVGNVSVIDLKGYLDAHTAPELENIFNKLVDEKKFQVVVNFHDLQYISSAGLGVFMAYVETMRNNRGDIKFSNMKENVYNIFDLLGFPVLYEFYKDEREAINKFNEQEKS; from the coding sequence ATGGCGGATTTTATAGTCAACTTAAGAGGAGTTGGCAACGTGAGCGTAATTGACCTTAAAGGTTACTTGGATGCTCATACCGCACCCGAACTGGAAAATATTTTTAATAAACTTGTTGACGAAAAGAAATTTCAAGTTGTTGTGAACTTTCATGATCTCCAGTATATAAGTAGCGCCGGCTTGGGTGTATTTATGGCTTATGTTGAAACAATGCGGAACAATAGGGGAGATATAAAATTCTCCAATATGAAAGAAAATGTTTACAACATTTTTGATTTGCTCGGCTTTCCTGTTCTTTATGAATTTTATAAAGATGAAAGGGAAGCTATCAATAAGTTTAATGAACAGGAAAAATCTTGA
- a CDS encoding SpoIIE family protein phosphatase produces the protein MLKTIKDIVIKNRRNSVILLTTLLVIVGLINFYFIFEVTTQSNDECLWVQKKINKDSTEVFIDKVKEGGVTWIAGIRNGDRLIKINGVTIDNLITATKVLDSVPKGDYATYLIGRNNTTFETKVLVKKLINLFGFSYALLGFIWIIVGFIVVMAKLDGKTQNAFYNIGFFATLFALSNLFYRGPSVQNPIFSNIFVFSIVVIAFLIGATYLPFQIVKFFNLFPVRNKINDKKWYKNTLKYAPLTILGLSFVIFFVVFFLKLNFLKPEYVVIVGNNLFLILNVGGYIIGLVLLFISYSRMDTKQERNSIFVILIAYVVGVAALLFTYTLAGVIAGTIFNNPIYFTPIILISLLPVAFGYSIFKYSLMDVSDVLKNAIFYGTATLSIAAVYFLLIYVIGQGVSSAIGTEYQGLIAGLIFIIFAIIFQSAKDKFQNLITIKFYPEQFAFHNILLKFSNDITTVVGFDNILDTTEEIFVNLLKLKHFGIFLKNEKKQVFELVRSEGIFLSNMKLHNNQHKLDNYFQNKAATNKKLVIYREEFKELFGEEADLLIEEHIYTIIPLLIKSRLIGLLVFGLKFSGSQFADKEIELLNAAANQTAISIENARLYESEAEKIKLEKEFDNARKIQESLLPKTVPHIPGIDICGKMIPAMQIGGDYYDFIQVSQNEFFIVIADVSGKGLSASFYMSKIQTMVRLYCAQLKSPKEILCEINSQLFNNIERNNFITLSLALFDTEKKKIQICRAGHTPMILFREGQHFVVQPSGIGLGLEKGNIFEATLEEELMDMKRGDLYCFFSDGVTENMNNQKELYGIKNLQNIILQNYSLSSAAITNRVIQNLENFRGTTTQFDDITLIVVKYT, from the coding sequence ATGCTTAAAACAATAAAAGATATTGTAATTAAAAATAGAAGAAATTCTGTAATTCTTTTAACAACACTTTTGGTAATTGTAGGTCTTATAAATTTCTATTTTATTTTTGAGGTAACTACACAATCTAACGATGAATGCCTGTGGGTACAAAAGAAAATTAATAAAGACAGTACAGAAGTTTTTATTGATAAAGTAAAAGAAGGTGGGGTAACCTGGATTGCTGGAATAAGAAATGGGGATAGACTCATTAAAATTAATGGAGTAACAATTGATAATCTTATTACAGCCACGAAAGTGTTGGATAGTGTTCCCAAAGGAGATTATGCTACATACCTTATTGGCAGGAATAACACTACATTTGAAACTAAAGTTTTGGTAAAAAAACTTATTAATCTTTTTGGATTTAGCTATGCTTTATTAGGATTTATATGGATAATTGTTGGCTTTATAGTTGTAATGGCAAAATTAGATGGTAAAACGCAAAATGCTTTTTATAACATTGGTTTTTTTGCTACACTTTTTGCACTAAGTAATTTGTTTTACAGAGGACCTTCCGTACAAAATCCTATTTTTTCAAACATTTTTGTTTTCAGTATTGTTGTTATTGCTTTTTTAATTGGGGCTACTTACTTGCCGTTTCAAATAGTCAAATTTTTTAATCTCTTCCCTGTAAGAAATAAAATTAATGATAAAAAATGGTATAAGAATACTTTAAAATATGCACCGCTGACAATTTTAGGTTTATCATTCGTTATTTTTTTTGTTGTATTCTTCCTTAAATTAAATTTCCTTAAACCTGAATATGTTGTTATTGTAGGGAATAACCTCTTCTTAATACTTAATGTTGGAGGCTATATTATAGGATTAGTGCTTTTATTTATAAGTTATTCGAGGATGGATACTAAACAAGAAAGGAATTCTATTTTTGTAATTTTGATAGCCTACGTTGTTGGTGTTGCTGCATTGCTGTTTACTTATACCTTAGCAGGTGTTATTGCTGGAACTATATTTAACAACCCAATTTATTTTACTCCTATTATTTTAATTTCACTTCTACCTGTAGCTTTTGGCTATTCGATATTTAAATATTCATTAATGGATGTTAGTGATGTTTTAAAAAACGCAATCTTTTATGGAACAGCAACTTTATCTATTGCCGCAGTTTATTTCTTGTTAATTTATGTAATTGGACAAGGTGTTAGTTCTGCAATTGGAACGGAATATCAAGGACTTATAGCCGGGTTAATTTTTATAATATTTGCAATTATTTTCCAGTCGGCTAAGGACAAATTTCAAAATTTGATTACAATTAAGTTCTATCCAGAACAGTTTGCTTTTCACAACATACTTTTGAAATTTAGCAACGATATTACTACTGTTGTCGGCTTTGATAATATTTTAGACACCACAGAAGAAATTTTTGTCAATTTACTCAAGCTTAAACACTTTGGTATATTTTTGAAAAATGAAAAGAAACAAGTGTTTGAATTGGTACGCAGTGAGGGTATCTTTTTGTCGAACATGAAGTTACATAATAATCAACACAAACTAGACAATTATTTTCAGAATAAAGCTGCTACAAACAAAAAGTTGGTTATTTATCGTGAAGAGTTTAAGGAACTATTTGGAGAAGAAGCTGATTTACTTATAGAAGAGCATATATATACTATAATTCCCCTTTTAATTAAATCAAGGTTGATTGGGTTGCTAGTATTTGGTTTGAAATTTTCCGGCTCTCAGTTTGCTGATAAGGAAATTGAACTGTTAAATGCTGCTGCTAATCAAACAGCAATTTCAATAGAAAATGCAAGATTATATGAATCTGAAGCCGAAAAAATTAAATTAGAAAAAGAGTTTGACAACGCAAGAAAAATCCAGGAAAGCTTACTTCCTAAAACTGTTCCACATATTCCAGGAATTGACATTTGTGGGAAAATGATACCTGCAATGCAAATTGGCGGTGATTATTATGATTTTATTCAAGTGAGTCAAAATGAATTTTTTATTGTAATTGCTGATGTTTCCGGTAAAGGATTATCGGCATCATTTTACATGTCTAAAATTCAAACAATGGTGAGATTGTATTGCGCGCAATTAAAGTCGCCAAAAGAAATACTGTGTGAAATTAACAGTCAGCTTTTTAATAATATTGAACGAAATAATTTTATCACACTTAGCTTAGCACTTTTTGATACTGAAAAAAAGAAGATTCAAATTTGTAGGGCCGGCCATACCCCTATGATTTTATTTAGGGAAGGACAACATTTTGTTGTTCAGCCCAGTGGAATAGGACTTGGACTTGAAAAAGGGAATATTTTTGAAGCCACATTAGAAGAAGAGTTAATGGATATGAAAAGGGGAGACCTTTATTGCTTTTTTTCCGATGGTGTAACTGAAAATATGAATAATCAAAAAGAACTTTACGGAATTAAAAACCTGCAGAATATTATTCTACAAAATTACTCATTGAGTTCTGCTGCCATTACAAACCGTGTAATCCAAAACTTGGAAAATTTTAGAGGAACAACAACACAGTTCGACGATATAACACTAATTGTGGTTAAGTATACCTAA
- a CDS encoding ATP-binding protein, with product MNINNKNFIRNLVVKSTTENLSLVRKFTKDAALYCGFDEDTASKIVLAVDEACTNIIKHAYKYSPQGEIFISINFVSPKFTVTITDKGNHFNPELVPVPNIKEYYKLKKVGGLGIFLMKKLMDEVSYSSIENTNKVVLTKYLS from the coding sequence TTGAACATTAATAACAAAAATTTTATAAGAAACTTAGTTGTAAAAAGTACAACTGAAAATCTTTCGTTAGTTAGAAAGTTCACGAAAGATGCTGCATTGTATTGCGGTTTTGACGAAGATACTGCTTCTAAAATTGTTCTTGCAGTCGATGAGGCTTGTACTAACATAATTAAACATGCTTATAAATATTCCCCTCAAGGTGAAATTTTTATTTCCATTAACTTTGTTTCCCCTAAATTTACCGTTACAATTACTGATAAAGGCAATCATTTTAATCCTGAACTTGTTCCGGTGCCAAATATTAAAGAATATTATAAACTAAAAAAAGTTGGCGGCTTGGGTATTTTTTTAATGAAAAAGTTAATGGACGAAGTTAGCTACTCTTCAATTGAAAACACTAATAAAGTTGTTTTGACTAAATATTTGTCTTAA
- the rpsR gene encoding 30S ribosomal protein S18 produces the protein MKTVKKIKRVITGYIDYKDSKQLQKFLTDQGKIIPRRITGLSAKQHRELVRAIKRARHLAILPYVSEAVK, from the coding sequence ATGAAAACAGTGAAAAAAATAAAAAGAGTAATTACTGGATATATCGATTACAAGGATTCAAAGCAGCTCCAAAAATTCTTAACTGACCAAGGTAAAATAATACCAAGAAGAATTACAGGTCTAAGTGCGAAACAACACAGAGAGTTGGTGCGCGCTATTAAACGCGCACGTCACTTAGCTATTTTACCTTACGTCTCTGAAGCAGTAAAATAA